DNA from Parageobacillus thermoglucosidasius:
GCCCATCGAATAGTGGACAGCCGGGAACACTTTCATTGGCACTTTGCGAGGATCTTCCCCCATAAATTTCTCGTAAATTTCAATAATCCCGCCAAGTTTCACATCTAATTCCTTCGGATCTTTATGGGAAAGATCCAGATATACCATGTTTTCCCCATTGATACCGAGCTTCAAGTCAACGCAAACGTGGAAAATTTCTCTTGCTGCGATATCACGAGGCACAAGGTTTCCATAAGCCGGGTATTTTTCTTCAAGGAAATACCAAGGTTTTCCGTCTTTATATGTCCAGACTCTTCCGCCTTCCCCGCGGGCCGACTCACTCATCAACCGCAATTTATCGTCTCCCGGAATCGCCGTCGGGTGAATTTGGATAAATTCTCCGTTTGCATAGTACGCGCCTTGCTGATAGACAATAGACGCCGCTGAACCTGTGTTGATGATCGAGTTCGTCGATTTTCCGAAAATGACGCCTGGCCCGCCTGTCGCCATAATGACCGCATCCGCAGGGAACGCTTTAATTTCCATAGATCTCAAGTCTTGTGCGACGATTCCGCGGCAAATTTGCTCGTCATCTAAAACAACGCCTAAAAACTCCCAGCCTTCATATTTCGTTACAAGCCCCTCTACTTCATGGCGGCGCACTTGTTCATCAAGCGCATATAATATTTGCTGCCCTGTTGTCGCCCCTGCGTATGCAGTGCGGTGATGCTGCGTGCCGCCAAAGCGACGGAAATCAAGCAACCCTTCAGGAGTACGGTTGAACATAACTCCCATGCGGTCAAGCATATAAATGATGCCCGGCGCCGCCTCGCACATTGCTTTTACCGGAGGCTGGTTTGCTAAAAAGTCGCCGCCATATACAGTATCGTCAAAATGTTCCCAAGGAGAATCGCCTTCCCCTTTCGTATTGACCGCGCCGTTAATCCCACCTTGCGCACAGACAGAGTGAGACCGCTTAACAGGCACGAGCGAGAACAATTCAACAGGCACTCCAGCTTCTGCGATCTTAATCGTTGCCATTAGTCCAGCTAGACCGCCACCAACTACGATGATTTTTCCTTTTTTCATTGCCACTCACTCCCTAAAAGATTGCTAGTATTAAGCAAATGCTAAGATGGCACGAATGCCGACGATGGAAAGCGCGACAAAAATGATCATTGTCACGTATGTAAAAACTTGTTGTGAACGAGGAGACACCGTTAACCCCCAGCTTACGCAGAAGGACCATAAACCGTTTGCAAAATGGAACACTGTTGATAAAATTCCGACAATGTAAAATGTCAGCATAGCCGGATTATCGACAATATTCGCCATCATTTCATAGTTTACTTCCGCGCCCAATGCGGCTTGCACTCGAGTTTCATATACATGCCATGTCACAAAAATTAACGTGATGATTCCGGTGATCCGCTGCAAGACAAACATCCAGTTGCGAAAATACCCGTAACGCCCCACGTTAAACTTCGCTGTAAAGGCGATATAAAGACCATAAATAGCGTGGAACAGCAGCGGAAGAAAAATGACGAATATTTCTAAAAAATGCCGAAACGGCAAATTCCCCATGAAAGAAGCAGCACGGTTAAACGCTTCCGGCCCTTTTGTCGCAAAATGGTTTACGACTAAATGTTGCACTAAAAAGATTCCTACTGGAATGACTCCCAACAGTGAATGAAGCCGACGGTAGTAAAACTCGCGATTTCCTGCCATTATGTAAACCCCCTTTAAATAATAACAACGATGAAATAGCGCTCCCCATCCACAAAAAATAGAACATATTAATGATTAATAGAGCGTGTAACTGCTTCCATTTCCATTAATCATTGTGTCACATTCATTGTACTCCCACATTGTACAAGCGTCAAGAAAACAAAGTCACAAAATGTTCAAAGATTTGAATATTAAAACAAAACAGCCTCCAAAAATCATCAGAAAGATAATGCATGCTCCCCCGCAATTCGTTATAATGTTGAATTAGATAGAAAGAGGGGAATCATGTGAAACTACCAACATTAGAAGAACAATATAAAGCATTAGAAGACATTCATGTTTCCGCATTTGGCTCTGAACTAATCCGGCAAATTCTTCTTCCTGAATTGCTCGGAAAAGAAACAGCAAGCATTTTATACTGGGCTGGAAAAAGTTTGGCACGCCGCTATCCGCTAGAAACAATACCTGATATTATTGCATTTTTTGAAAAAGCCGGATGGGGAACGCTTTCCATTGTCGAAGAGCGCAGCGACGAGTTGCATGTCGAGCTGACAGGGCCGCTCATTACCGCGCGGTTTGCTCTTCACGAAAATTGCACGTTCCAGCTGGAAGCGGGCTTTCTCGCCCAGCAAATCGAACACCAAAAGCGCCGCGTTGCCGAAGCGTTCGAACAGCAAAAGAAACGGGCTAATAAAGTGCTAATCATTATTAAATGGGATCGCAAAGATGAAATAAGCAGCTAGGAAGCCTGCGCAACGCAGGCTTTTGTCATTTTGTGTGCGCCGCTTTCGCTTCATCGGCGAGTCCGAACGCGTCATGAAGCGCTTCAACTGCACGTACCATGTTTTCTTCGTCAATCACTGTGGAAATTTTTATTTCCGATGTGCTGACCATTTTTATTTCAATTTCTTGATCTGCTAAAATTTTAAACATTTTCGCGGCTACTCCCGGATTGGAAATCATGCCGGAACCGACGATCGACACTTTGGCTAAGCCGCTTTCGTATTGCACGTTCGCTCCTTCCAATGATTGCAATACTTGAAGCGCTTCTGGCAGATCTTCCGTGCGAATGGAAAAAGAAACGGATGCTGTTTCGGAATTCGTCGCACTTTGAATAATAATATCCACATTGATGCCCCGATTGGCAAGCGCCGTAAAAATAGTCGGCAATGTATATAGACTATTTTGGATTCCATGTACTGTCACTCTTGTTACTTGATCTTCAAATGCGATGCCTCGTACGATTAAATGCTGTTCCATTGAAACTTCCTCCTTTACGATCGTTCCGCCTTCATTTTCCATGCTCGAACGCACTTCAAGCAGCACTTCATAATTTTTTGCGAATTCAACGGCGCGCGGATGCAGCACTCCCGCCCCTAAATTGGCCAACTCAAGCATTTCGTCATAAGAAATCTCTTCTATTTTTCTTGCCGTTTTGATATAACGCGGATCCGTCGTAAACACGCCGGTTACGTCCGTATAAATATCGCACTTGTCTGCTTTTAGCGCTGCCGCCAGCGCCACTGCGGTCGTATCGGAGCCGCCGCGTCCGAGCGTAGTAATTTCCCCTGTTTCCGTCACCCCTTGAAATCCTGCAACGATCACAATCGCTCCTTCATCGAGATGACGGCGGATTCTCGCCGTGTCAATGTTCATAATGCGGGCATTGCCATGCATTTCTTCCGTCGTAATTCTCGCTTGCCACCCTGTTAACGAAACGGCCTTCCATCCTTTTTCATGAAGCGCCATTGCAAGCAACGCAATGCTCACTTGTTCCCCTGTCGAAAGAAGCATATCCATCTCTCGCTTGCTCGGATGATGGGAAATTTGTTTCGCTAAATTGACAAGCTCATCGGTCGTTTTTCCCATCGCAGAAACAACGACAACCACTTCATTTCCCTTTTTTGCTTCCTCAATCACCCGATTCGCTACATGTTGGATTCTTTCGATGGAACCAACAGATGTTCCGCCAAATTTTTGCACAATAATTCCCACTTCGTCTCACCCTTTGCCTATGAATATCATGTTTGTCCGCAAATAAAAACAGCAATGAGAGAAATCCCATTGCTGTGCATCACGAAACGAAAAAAATCGAATCGCACCGCACAGTGAGATAGCTCTCCAAGATGAATCCCATCTTGACAGTCCTACATTTCTTAAACGCAGGACCAGCGGAAAAAGCAATGAGACTTTTTCCACTTCGGCGAAGCTCCCCTTTCCACATCCATCTTCGGAACTCATTTTCCTCCGAATGTGTACTCTTGAAGTTCGCGCCTCTATCTTCACTTCGGCGTTCGGAAGCGTATAAATATAAAATTTATTGCAATCATATCAAACTTTTCTGTCGCTGGCAATATTATTCACGTAATTTCTCATAAATTTTTTCGGCGACAGAGCGCGGAATGTTCGCTTTTTGCAATTCTTCTACCGTCGCTTCCCTCATGTTTTTTATGGACCCGAAATGCTTTAACAGCGCTTTTTTTCGTTTTTCGCCAACGCCAGGGATGTCATCGAGCACCGAGCGCAACATCGTTTTTCCGCGCGTTTGCCGATGAAATGTCACCGCAAACCGATGCACCTCATCTTGGATGCGTTGCAATAAATAAAACTCTTGACTGTTTCGCGCTAATGGAACGACTTGCGGCGGGTCCCCCATGATTAACTCGGATGTGCGGTGCTTATCGTCTTTTGCAAGCCCGGCGAGCGGAATATCAAGCCCTAATTCGTTTTCAAGCACATCCCTTGCCGCAGCTAAATGTCCTTTTCCTCCGTCAATAATAATTAAATCAGGAAGCGGAAGCTTTTCTTTCAGCACGCGCGTATAGCGTCTCCGCACCACCTCGCGCATCGATTCATAGTCATCCGGCCCCTCCACCGTTTTGACTTTATATTTGCGGTACTCTTTTTTCTCCGGTTTTCCATCAATAAACACAACCATCGCTGAAACCGGATCGGCGCCATGAATGTTGGAGTTATCAAATGCCTCAATGCGATGCGGCGTTGGAATCCCCAATATTTTCCCTAAGTTTTCGACCGCCTTGATCGTTCGTTCTTCGTCCCGCTCAATTAAGTAAAATTTTTCTTGCAAAGCAATAGCCGCGTTTTTGCTTGCTAAATCAACCAATTCTTTTTTCTTGCCTTTTTTCGGCTGCACGACCGTGACTTCCAGCAACTGCTCGGCAAGCTCCCCGTCCATATCGGCCGGCAAAATGACTTCTTTCGGCTTAAAGTGGTTCGCTTTTGTATAAAATTGTCCTAAAAATGTAAGGAACTCTTCATCCGGGTCTTGATACATCGGAAACATCGAGACATCGCGCTCAATCAGTTTTCCTTGGCGAATGAAAAATACTTGCACACACATCCATCCTTTGTCATACGCATAGCCGAACACATCGCGATCAACGAAATCATTGATGACCATCTTTTGTTTTTCCATCGTCGCTTCAATATGGGAAATTTGATCGCGATATTCTTTCGCCCGTTCAAATTCGAGCGCTTCGGCTGCCTTCCTCATCTTTTCCGCAAGCTCTTCTTTCACTTCTTTATATCCGCCGTTTAAAAAGCGGACGATTTGTTCAACGATTTCTTTATTTTGCTGCTCAGACACCGGATGCACACATGGCGCAAGACATTGCCCCATGTGGTAATATAAACAGACACGGTTTGGCATGGTCGAACATTTGCGCAGCGGATAAATGCGATCTAACAGTTTTTTCGTTTCGTTTGCCGCCTGCACGTTCGGGTACGGCCCGAAATATTTCCCGCCGTCTTTTTTCACTTTTCTTGTAATGACAAGACGCGGATGTTTTTCGGCGGTAATCTTAATAAACGGGTAACTTTTGTCGTCTTTAAGCATCACGTTATATTTCGGATCATACTTTTTGATTAAGTTCATTTCTAAAATAAGTGCTTCGACATTCGAAGAAGTAACAATATATTCAAAATCAGCAATTTCATTGACGAGCCGCTGCGTTTTGCCGTCATGCGTGCCGGTAAAATACGAACGCACGCGGTTTTTCAGCACTTTTGCTTTGCCGACATAGATGACGGTGCCATTTTTATCTTTCATCAAATAACATCCCGGCTGCTCCGGGAGCACGGCTAATTTTTCTTTTAAGTGATCATGCATCATAACCACTCCATCACATTAATTCCGCCATTCATATAGCGTAACATTTCCGTACACCGGATCTGCCAGTGTGCTGGAACGATAGGTTTTCACTTTCCGCACATGACGGGAAAGGGAAACCCCTTGTGCTTGAAAGCCTTTAACCACATGATCGGTCAAATAAATTTTAACATGCCGGTAATTCGCCTTGTCCTGTAAAAAAAATGAAAAGTGCAGCACATCTTTGTGCGGAAAATCCACATTAAGGTATTGAAGCACACGCGTTTCTTCCCATGTATACAAAACGAGTCTCTCTTCACTTTTTTGTAAATCATACGCTAACTGGTATGTTGCCGGCAACTGCAGCGCTTGTTCGCGCAGATGCCATGTTCCTGTTGCCAATTGCACGGCCAACACAGCTGCTGCTAAGCCCCAGCGGCACATAGACATATGATTGCGAATATAGCATGTCCATCCGTACAATAAACCAAGATGGACAAGCGGGAGAATGTGCCGCGGCTTTTCAATATTTTGCGCAAATAGCGCCCAAAGAAAATACGCAAATCCGGAAACGAGAAGCCAGCGGGGAAACGGCGATGTCCTCATCCGCCATACCGCCGCCCATACCATTATATACAAAAAAAGGAGAATCACGTTTTGGCTTGCTATCCCTGTCCATAAAATATTATAAAAGAAAAACTGGCTTCCTCGCTCCCATAACGGCTGCATGCCGTTTGCTGCCGTCCCGCCCCATTCCGCGAAATGGCCGCTTGTAAAGGAGAGAGCCAGCTTGAAAAAGGACTGGAAACTTCCTTCCGCCACCGCAACCGCCGCTATCCAAATAAATTGGAAAAAGGCTGCAGCTGTCAAAAAACAGCCGAGTCGGCTGATACTGCGATGTTTTTTCCAATCTTCATACCATAAACATAAGATCGCGACCGCAAATGGGGCATACGATAAGCGGATTCCCATCAATATGCTTAACAAGGCAAGGGGAAGAAGCCGCATCCACCATGCATCACGACTCCTCGCCGATTCGATGGACCAAAAATACCACCACAGCACTGCCAGCGCCGCCCCGTCCGACATCGGCTGGCCCGCAATGACCATCACATAGCTTGCCGACTGGATAAGCGTGCTGATGAACAATGATATCGGAGTCGAAAAATGCTTTTTTAACAAGAGAACGATCGGAACCGTTGCCGAAAACAAAGCAATGACATTAAAGACAGATAGCGCTTTTGCCGGATTGTCAACAAACGCATGAACAAACATGCCGCCCAACACGAAATATGGATAACCAGGAAAATGCGGCTGCATCGCCAATAAATCATAACGGTCTAACGCCAAGGCAAAATCGACTTGATCCCATGTCGCCGCATAAGGACTAGCATAGTATATTTCCAGCAAAAACAAAACTGTTAATATAACGAAACTAAAATATGACAAAAATCGATTATTTCCCAAAAAATGCTTCATTGCCTTTCTCACCTTAACCATTATAAATAAGAAAAAGCACAAGACAATCATGTCTTGCCAGACTGTTGAAAAACGATTTTGTCAAGAGACAAAATCGTTTTTTTATGATATATGTTGAGAAAACAACTGATGAGGAGAAACCACTTATGTACTACTACCAATCGAACTTAGAGATTCAACAAAATCGTCAAGCTTATGAATCCATGTATGATCCTAACCATATCTTGGTTCAAATCGACAAATTGATGGATTGGAACAGTGTATATCAGTTACTTGAACCGTTTTATCCAAGTACCATTGGTCGCCCCACGATTGATCCGTTGATTTTTGTAAAAATCCTCATGATTCAATATCTGGAAGGGTTTCGATCCGTTCGGTTTACCTGTAAACAAATCCAGCAACACGCCACGTATCGCTGGTTTTTAGGCATTTCCCCCACCGATAAAGTCCCTTGCCACTCCAGCGTTTCCAAGTTTCTTCGCCATCGGGTCGATCCCGATGTATGGGAAGCGTTATTTGATCATGTCCTTCAATGGATTCAAGAAGATGGGTTCTTGTCTCCGGACACGTGGGCAGCGGATGAAACAGAGTTAAAAGCGAATGCCAATAAACGAAAACGCATCCAAGTGATTCAGACGATGGCGGTGAAAGAAGAAGAGGACGTGTTACAACTGGTCAATGAAAAACGACAACAGCATGGAAAAAAACCGTTAGCTCCCAAAGCAGAGAAGCTGGCAACCAAAAAGATGATCTGTAGCACCACAGATCCAGATGCTGGGTTATCGGTCAAACACGATCCGCGTGGTCTCTTTGCGTTCCACGATCATCGAATCGTTGACACCTTGCATAATTTTATTTTGGATGCTTACGTGACTGCCGCCACCGTGCCTGGCCATCGTATTTTGATGGGGCGAATCGAGCGTGTTGAACATCGAGTAGGATATTCTCCCGAAGAAATAGTGTTAGACGCTGGCTATTATAACGCCCGACTAGCAAGAGAATTAGAGAAAAAAGGAATTTTGGCGTATATGTCGTATCGACGTTTTCATCGAAAGGAACATCCCGATTGTCGTTCCGTAAAGTTCCAGCAAGTCACAGACGATGTGTATGCGTGTCCCTTTGGCGTAAAGTTCACCTATTCGACGTCCACCCGTTCTGGATATCATGAGTACAAACCAGCAGTAAAAGGAAGTTGTGTGGGATGTCCTGCCGCAAAAGGCGCAAAGGATCGTGTATTTCGAGTTTCCGTTCATCAAGATATCTACGAACGAATGCGGAAACAACGATTATCGATGAGAGGAAAAGTGTTGCGATCGGTACGTCCATCGACGATTGAGCGAAGTTTCGCCGAAAGCAAAGAACTCCACGGTCTTCGTTTCACACGATACCGTGGAGTCCGGCAAGTACAAATTCAGGTTTGGATCACCGCCATGATCCAAAACCTCAAAAAGTGGACCAAATTGCGATCACTCCAACAATATGGTCTATATCTAACCTACCAAATGGAAGAGAAAAAGAAAAGAAAAAGTTCACACTCCTCGTGAACTTTTTCTTGACGTCCGACTTTTTCAACACTTTGACAAGACAATCATGTCTTGCACTTTTTACATTACCTTTTTCGTCGTTTTTGGTTCAAGCGCTTGAACGGCTGTTTTTGTTTTGGTCGCATTGCGGCTCGTCACTAATAAATAAACGACAACGAAATACCCAATATAGGCGATGATTTCTTCAAGCGACGGCATGGATGAATAGCCGAAGAGCGCTTTTAAAAACACGCCGACCTCTCCCGAAAAGACGGGCGCAACGCCGTGATCGCGGAGATAATGTTCATAATCAATCGGATGTTCTGGAAGCAGCCATGTCAAATCATAAACGTGCGGCATCACACTGCCGATAATGTTTAAATCTTGAAGCATCGAAATGCCTTGGACAAGCAGGCCCGCAGCAATCAAAACGATGAACGCCCCTGTTACTTTAAAGAACGTTTTTAGCGGAATGCGCATCGTTCCTTTGAAGAAAAGATAGCTGACGATCACTGCAATCGCGATTCCCGTCGCCGCTCCCCATCCTTGCATTGCCGCACCGATGTTTCCGTGGGTAATCGCAGCAAAGAAAAAGACCGTTTCGACCCCTTCGCGGAGCACGACTAAAAACGAATGAACGACCATGCCGATGACATTGCCAGTCGTAATAAATTGATCCATTTTTCCTTCGACGCTTTCTTTTATATTGCGGCTAT
Protein-coding regions in this window:
- the sdhA gene encoding succinate dehydrogenase flavoprotein subunit → MKKGKIIVVGGGLAGLMATIKIAEAGVPVELFSLVPVKRSHSVCAQGGINGAVNTKGEGDSPWEHFDDTVYGGDFLANQPPVKAMCEAAPGIIYMLDRMGVMFNRTPEGLLDFRRFGGTQHHRTAYAGATTGQQILYALDEQVRRHEVEGLVTKYEGWEFLGVVLDDEQICRGIVAQDLRSMEIKAFPADAVIMATGGPGVIFGKSTNSIINTGSAASIVYQQGAYYANGEFIQIHPTAIPGDDKLRLMSESARGEGGRVWTYKDGKPWYFLEEKYPAYGNLVPRDIAAREIFHVCVDLKLGINGENMVYLDLSHKDPKELDVKLGGIIEIYEKFMGEDPRKVPMKVFPAVHYSMGGLWVDYDQMTNIKGLFAAGECDYSIHGANRLGANSLLSAIYGGMVAGPSAVRYIRGLEKSADAMPSSLYDRYVKQEEERWNNILSMDGTENAYVLHKELGEWMTANVTIVRYNDKLLKTDEKIQELLERYKNISVTDTSKWSNQGATFIRQLYNMLQLARVITLGAYNRNESRGAHYKPEFPERNDEEWLKTTMARYTPDGPAFHYEDVDVSLIKPRKRDYTKKKEEVK
- a CDS encoding succinate dehydrogenase cytochrome b558 subunit, which encodes MAGNREFYYRRLHSLLGVIPVGIFLVQHLVVNHFATKGPEAFNRAASFMGNLPFRHFLEIFVIFLPLLFHAIYGLYIAFTAKFNVGRYGYFRNWMFVLQRITGIITLIFVTWHVYETRVQAALGAEVNYEMMANIVDNPAMLTFYIVGILSTVFHFANGLWSFCVSWGLTVSPRSQQVFTYVTMIIFVALSIVGIRAILAFA
- a CDS encoding YslB family protein — encoded protein: MKLPTLEEQYKALEDIHVSAFGSELIRQILLPELLGKETASILYWAGKSLARRYPLETIPDIIAFFEKAGWGTLSIVEERSDELHVELTGPLITARFALHENCTFQLEAGFLAQQIEHQKRRVAEAFEQQKKRANKVLIIIKWDRKDEISS
- a CDS encoding aspartate kinase, with protein sequence MGIIVQKFGGTSVGSIERIQHVANRVIEEAKKGNEVVVVVSAMGKTTDELVNLAKQISHHPSKREMDMLLSTGEQVSIALLAMALHEKGWKAVSLTGWQARITTEEMHGNARIMNIDTARIRRHLDEGAIVIVAGFQGVTETGEITTLGRGGSDTTAVALAAALKADKCDIYTDVTGVFTTDPRYIKTARKIEEISYDEMLELANLGAGVLHPRAVEFAKNYEVLLEVRSSMENEGGTIVKEEVSMEQHLIVRGIAFEDQVTRVTVHGIQNSLYTLPTIFTALANRGINVDIIIQSATNSETASVSFSIRTEDLPEALQVLQSLEGANVQYESGLAKVSIVGSGMISNPGVAAKMFKILADQEIEIKMVSTSEIKISTVIDEENMVRAVEALHDAFGLADEAKAAHTK
- the uvrC gene encoding excinuclease ABC subunit UvrC, producing the protein MHDHLKEKLAVLPEQPGCYLMKDKNGTVIYVGKAKVLKNRVRSYFTGTHDGKTQRLVNEIADFEYIVTSSNVEALILEMNLIKKYDPKYNVMLKDDKSYPFIKITAEKHPRLVITRKVKKDGGKYFGPYPNVQAANETKKLLDRIYPLRKCSTMPNRVCLYYHMGQCLAPCVHPVSEQQNKEIVEQIVRFLNGGYKEVKEELAEKMRKAAEALEFERAKEYRDQISHIEATMEKQKMVINDFVDRDVFGYAYDKGWMCVQVFFIRQGKLIERDVSMFPMYQDPDEEFLTFLGQFYTKANHFKPKEVILPADMDGELAEQLLEVTVVQPKKGKKKELVDLASKNAAIALQEKFYLIERDEERTIKAVENLGKILGIPTPHRIEAFDNSNIHGADPVSAMVVFIDGKPEKKEYRKYKVKTVEGPDDYESMREVVRRRYTRVLKEKLPLPDLIIIDGGKGHLAAARDVLENELGLDIPLAGLAKDDKHRTSELIMGDPPQVVPLARNSQEFYLLQRIQDEVHRFAVTFHRQTRGKTMLRSVLDDIPGVGEKRKKALLKHFGSIKNMREATVEELQKANIPRSVAEKIYEKLRE
- a CDS encoding nucleoporin-interacting protein gives rise to the protein MKHFLGNNRFLSYFSFVILTVLFLLEIYYASPYAATWDQVDFALALDRYDLLAMQPHFPGYPYFVLGGMFVHAFVDNPAKALSVFNVIALFSATVPIVLLLKKHFSTPISLFISTLIQSASYVMVIAGQPMSDGAALAVLWWYFWSIESARSRDAWWMRLLPLALLSILMGIRLSYAPFAVAILCLWYEDWKKHRSISRLGCFLTAAAFFQFIWIAAVAVAEGSFQSFFKLALSFTSGHFAEWGGTAANGMQPLWERGSQFFFYNILWTGIASQNVILLFLYIMVWAAVWRMRTSPFPRWLLVSGFAYFLWALFAQNIEKPRHILPLVHLGLLYGWTCYIRNHMSMCRWGLAAAVLAVQLATGTWHLREQALQLPATYQLAYDLQKSEERLVLYTWEETRVLQYLNVDFPHKDVLHFSFFLQDKANYRHVKIYLTDHVVKGFQAQGVSLSRHVRKVKTYRSSTLADPVYGNVTLYEWRN
- a CDS encoding IS1182 family transposase; translated protein: MYYYQSNLEIQQNRQAYESMYDPNHILVQIDKLMDWNSVYQLLEPFYPSTIGRPTIDPLIFVKILMIQYLEGFRSVRFTCKQIQQHATYRWFLGISPTDKVPCHSSVSKFLRHRVDPDVWEALFDHVLQWIQEDGFLSPDTWAADETELKANANKRKRIQVIQTMAVKEEEDVLQLVNEKRQQHGKKPLAPKAEKLATKKMICSTTDPDAGLSVKHDPRGLFAFHDHRIVDTLHNFILDAYVTAATVPGHRILMGRIERVEHRVGYSPEEIVLDAGYYNARLARELEKKGILAYMSYRRFHRKEHPDCRSVKFQQVTDDVYACPFGVKFTYSTSTRSGYHEYKPAVKGSCVGCPAAKGAKDRVFRVSVHQDIYERMRKQRLSMRGKVLRSVRPSTIERSFAESKELHGLRFTRYRGVRQVQIQVWITAMIQNLKKWTKLRSLQQYGLYLTYQMEEKKKRKSSHSS
- a CDS encoding FTR1 family iron permease, which gives rise to MEVQALLITFREALEALLIVGIITSYLKRVDHREYTKYVWLGAGLAVLASIGVAILFQVVFTGFAAMGSETYLKIGIMFVSAVLLTQMVFWMAEHSRNIKESVEGKMDQFITTGNVIGMVVHSFLVVLREGVETVFFFAAITHGNIGAAMQGWGAATGIAIAVIVSYLFFKGTMRIPLKTFFKVTGAFIVLIAAGLLVQGISMLQDLNIIGSVMPHVYDLTWLLPEHPIDYEHYLRDHGVAPVFSGEVGVFLKALFGYSSMPSLEEIIAYIGYFVVVYLLVTSRNATKTKTAVQALEPKTTKKVM